A DNA window from Anastrepha obliqua isolate idAnaObli1 chromosome 5, idAnaObli1_1.0, whole genome shotgun sequence contains the following coding sequences:
- the LOC129248675 gene encoding uncharacterized protein LOC129248675, which translates to MLKVLQINLHKSKNASAELLLNIEGVGYDVALVQEPWIASGNIVSGLKSQNYNTYIPIVKNKVRTAILVKKSICSYIDHNLSSDDLTVVALEGCKDETLLFGSCYMPHDEEAPQAELRKLVETAARKKHALVVGTDANAHHTVWGSADINDRDFMILFLERRTILSHYQNSMGGTAAQAELF; encoded by the exons ATGCTGAAAGTCCTTCAGATAAACCTCCACAAAAGTAAAAACGCctcagccgagctcctgctcaacatagagggagtcggctacgatgtggctctagtccaggaaccatggatagcgtcgggcaacatagtctccggtctaaagtcacaaaactacaacacatacatcccgattgtaaaaaataaggtaagaacagcgatattagtcaaaaaaagtatatgttcttatattgatcacaatctctcttcagacgatCTGACAGTGGTGGCGCTGGAGGGCTGCAAGGATGAGACGCTACTCTTTGGGTCCTGCTATATGCCACATGATGAGGAAGCACCACAAGCGGAACTTCggaagctggtagaaacagctGCCAGAAAGAAGCATGCTCTGGTGGTAGGGACGGACGCAAACGCACATCACACAGTCTGGGGAAGTGCAGacataaacgaccgag ActttatgatattatttttggAGCGCCGTACAATTCTGTCAcattaccaaaattcaatgggcggTACAGCTGCGCAAGCAGAgttgttctaa